One window from the genome of Bradyrhizobium xenonodulans encodes:
- a CDS encoding ABC transporter ATP-binding protein — MTAAAIEVRAVEKRFGNVGIIRDLNLSVAQGERHAIIGPNGAGKSTTFNLISGHIKPTAGEVKLNGDVISGLRPFEINRRGLSRSFQVTNVFARMSVWENVRCAVLWATGHRYAFWKNVDSLPEVRERTAQILDDIHLTHRRDVPAGLLTYAEQRELEIGITIASGATVVMLDEPTAGMSHAETDRAVALIRRLTEGKTLVIVEHDMSVVFGLADRISVLVYGHIIASGTPEQIRSDPKVKEAYLGEEAH, encoded by the coding sequence ATGACCGCAGCAGCCATCGAAGTCCGCGCCGTCGAAAAGCGTTTTGGCAATGTCGGCATCATCCGCGACCTCAACTTAAGCGTCGCGCAAGGCGAACGTCACGCCATCATCGGTCCGAACGGCGCCGGCAAGTCCACGACGTTCAACCTCATCAGCGGCCACATCAAGCCGACCGCGGGCGAGGTGAAGCTGAACGGCGACGTGATCTCCGGCCTGCGGCCGTTCGAGATCAACCGGCGCGGCCTGTCGCGCTCGTTCCAGGTGACCAACGTGTTCGCGCGCATGTCGGTCTGGGAGAACGTGCGCTGCGCCGTGCTGTGGGCGACGGGACATCGCTATGCCTTCTGGAAGAACGTCGACAGCCTTCCCGAGGTGCGCGAGCGCACCGCGCAAATCCTCGACGACATCCATCTGACGCATCGGCGGGATGTTCCGGCGGGACTTCTGACTTACGCCGAGCAGCGCGAACTCGAGATCGGCATCACCATCGCAAGCGGTGCCACCGTCGTGATGCTGGACGAGCCGACCGCCGGCATGAGCCACGCCGAAACCGACCGCGCGGTGGCGCTGATCCGCCGGCTGACCGAGGGCAAGACGCTCGTGATCGTCGAGCACGACATGAGCGTCGTGTTCGGCCTTGCCGACCGCATCTCGGTTCTCGTTTACGGCCACATCATCGCCTCGGGCACGCCGGAACAGATCCGAAGTGATCCGAAGGTCAAGGAAGCCTATCTCGGCGAGGAAGCGCACTGA
- a CDS encoding ABC transporter ATP-binding protein codes for MLEVRDLHAYYGKSHILQGVDLDVAAGEVVSLLGRNGVGRSTTVKAIMGEVAPQGTIRFKGKDIAGLPSYKIARLGLGYVPEHRDIFPSLTVRQNLLLGVKDTRRPGKWRLQDMLDMFPNLAARADTAAGVLSGGEKQMLTTCRTLMGDPDLIMIDEPTEGLAPLIVQQVGDLIARIAQAGVAILLVEQKLSIAMRISKRVYIMGHGRVVFEGTPDALKANAAVRQEWLEV; via the coding sequence ATGCTCGAGGTCAGGGATCTCCACGCCTATTACGGCAAGAGCCACATCCTTCAGGGCGTCGACCTCGACGTCGCCGCAGGCGAGGTGGTGAGCCTGCTCGGCCGCAACGGCGTCGGCCGCTCCACCACGGTCAAGGCGATCATGGGCGAGGTCGCGCCGCAGGGCACGATCCGCTTCAAGGGCAAGGACATCGCGGGCCTTCCCAGCTACAAGATCGCGCGCCTCGGCCTCGGCTATGTTCCTGAACATCGCGACATCTTCCCGAGCCTGACCGTGCGCCAGAACCTCCTGCTCGGCGTCAAGGACACGCGCCGTCCCGGCAAGTGGCGGCTGCAGGACATGCTCGACATGTTCCCCAATCTCGCCGCGCGCGCCGATACGGCCGCGGGCGTGCTGTCCGGCGGCGAGAAGCAGATGCTCACCACTTGTCGCACGCTGATGGGCGATCCTGATTTGATCATGATCGACGAGCCGACCGAAGGTCTGGCACCGCTGATCGTGCAGCAGGTCGGCGATCTCATCGCGCGCATCGCACAGGCCGGCGTCGCGATCCTGCTCGTCGAGCAGAAGCTGTCGATCGCGATGCGTATCTCCAAGCGCGTCTACATCATGGGCCATGGCCGCGTCGTGTTCGAGGGCACGCCGGACGCGCTCAAGGCCAATGCCGCCGTGCGCCAGGAGTGGCTCGAGGTCTGA
- a CDS encoding CaiB/BaiF CoA transferase family protein produces MTATGPLSGIRVLDLTSVLFGPYAAQMLGDWGADVIKIEPPAGDTWRYTGVFRNRGMSGQFMAVNRNKRSLALDLKHPDGKAALAKLIPTVDALVTNVRPAAMARLGFGYEACAKLNPRLIYAAATGFGQDGPWAARPAFDEIIQAASGLASAIGSDEEPAFVPSLIGDKICAMAMVGAVSAALFRRERTRQGQMVEVPMLETIAGFNSIEMLGGHAFDPPIGPAGYKRMKNRRPVKTKDGWLTMLPYSGDNWCAFFEAVGRPELIEELGVRDPVLRSQNIDKVYDRMSEIGPTRTTAEWEELLLRLDVPHTAFARLTEIGEQPHLAAVGLFADIDHPTEGRIRQARPATKFSESPAGIHRMAPRLGEHSREVLREAGLSEAEIQAAIDSKAVGVAS; encoded by the coding sequence ATGACAGCGACAGGTCCCCTCAGCGGCATCCGCGTTCTCGACCTGACCAGCGTGCTGTTCGGTCCCTATGCCGCGCAGATGCTCGGCGATTGGGGCGCCGATGTCATCAAGATCGAGCCGCCCGCGGGCGATACCTGGCGTTACACCGGGGTGTTCCGGAACCGCGGCATGAGCGGCCAGTTCATGGCGGTCAACCGCAACAAGCGCAGCCTCGCGCTCGACCTGAAGCATCCGGACGGCAAGGCCGCATTGGCGAAACTGATCCCGACCGTCGATGCGCTCGTCACCAATGTGCGCCCCGCCGCGATGGCGCGGCTCGGCTTCGGTTACGAGGCCTGTGCCAAGCTCAATCCGCGGCTGATCTATGCTGCCGCCACCGGCTTCGGCCAGGATGGCCCGTGGGCGGCGCGGCCCGCCTTCGACGAGATCATCCAGGCCGCGTCAGGCCTTGCGTCCGCGATCGGATCTGACGAGGAGCCGGCATTCGTCCCGAGCCTGATCGGCGACAAGATCTGCGCCATGGCAATGGTCGGCGCGGTGTCTGCGGCCTTGTTCCGGCGCGAGCGCACCCGGCAGGGCCAGATGGTCGAGGTGCCGATGCTGGAAACCATTGCCGGCTTCAACAGCATCGAGATGCTGGGCGGCCACGCCTTCGATCCGCCGATCGGTCCGGCCGGCTACAAGCGGATGAAGAACAGGCGCCCGGTAAAGACGAAAGACGGCTGGCTGACCATGCTGCCGTACTCCGGGGACAATTGGTGCGCCTTCTTCGAGGCGGTCGGCCGCCCCGAGCTGATCGAGGAACTGGGGGTGCGCGATCCCGTGCTGCGCTCGCAGAACATCGACAAGGTCTACGATCGCATGAGCGAGATCGGGCCGACCCGCACCACCGCGGAGTGGGAGGAGTTGCTGCTGCGGCTCGACGTGCCGCACACCGCCTTCGCCCGGCTCACGGAGATCGGCGAGCAGCCGCATCTCGCCGCCGTCGGATTGTTCGCCGATATCGATCATCCCACGGAAGGGCGTATTCGGCAGGCGCGCCCGGCGACAAAATTCTCCGAAAGCCCGGCCGGCATTCATCGCATGGCGCCGCGCCTCGGCGAGCATTCACGCGAGGTGCTGCGCGAAGCCGGCCTCAGTGAAGCGGAGATCCAGGCGGCGATCGACAGCAAGGCGGTTGGCGTTGCGTCGTAG
- a CDS encoding L,D-transpeptidase — protein sequence MKDLMTTAQSTTAMRRWRPPGLVALATALALTALTGSAEAAKQARQPVEAVAPREAGEPIMAIVSIKSQQVTFYDAEGWILRAPVSTGTTGRETPAGVFAIVEKDKDHRSTMYDDAWMPNMQRITWNGIALHGGPLPGYAASHGCVRMPFGFAEGLFDKTNIGMRVIISPNDAAPIDFSHPSLFVPKREAIATAPGRIDKLSGEAEEAILAADEAKKAAAVAAKEAASLPTSLRKLEQQKAKADAELAFADKKLASAKTDQARAQAEDVKQKAAGKAADAATQLDAARAAAQPKRDAVAATKEAAKLAATKKADAVKAATDAKLALEPVSVYISRATQKLYVRRNTHKPAPDGGGEVFDTSIEVPVTIRNPDQPLGTHIFTAMAKTDTGLRWSVVTIDNGDDAKNALDRIAIPQEVWDRIGPTALPRSSIVISDEPLSAETNYRTEFVAVLSNQPQGGFITRKPTAPPMDVASDDGWDNGGNGFGFFFQQRDPYQQQANPRRRGQYQYYQPAQPMQRSFW from the coding sequence ATGAAAGACCTGATGACGACGGCGCAATCCACCACGGCGATGCGGCGTTGGCGGCCTCCCGGACTCGTTGCGCTGGCTACGGCCCTGGCCCTGACGGCGCTGACCGGCAGCGCCGAGGCGGCCAAGCAGGCCCGCCAGCCGGTCGAGGCCGTGGCGCCGCGCGAAGCCGGTGAGCCGATCATGGCGATCGTGTCGATCAAGAGCCAGCAGGTCACTTTCTACGATGCCGAGGGCTGGATCCTGCGCGCACCGGTCTCGACCGGCACCACCGGCCGCGAGACGCCGGCCGGCGTCTTCGCCATCGTCGAGAAGGACAAGGACCACCGCTCGACCATGTACGACGATGCCTGGATGCCGAACATGCAGCGCATCACCTGGAACGGCATCGCGCTCCACGGCGGGCCGCTGCCCGGCTATGCCGCCTCGCACGGCTGCGTGCGCATGCCCTTCGGCTTTGCCGAGGGCCTGTTCGACAAGACGAACATCGGGATGCGCGTGATCATCTCGCCGAACGATGCCGCGCCCATCGATTTCTCCCATCCTTCGTTGTTCGTCCCGAAGCGCGAGGCCATCGCGACCGCGCCCGGCCGGATCGACAAGCTCTCCGGCGAGGCCGAGGAGGCCATCCTCGCCGCTGACGAGGCCAAGAAGGCCGCTGCAGTGGCCGCGAAAGAAGCCGCCTCGCTCCCCACCTCGTTGCGCAAGCTGGAACAGCAGAAGGCCAAGGCCGATGCCGAGCTTGCTTTCGCCGACAAGAAGCTCGCGTCCGCCAAGACCGATCAAGCGCGGGCGCAGGCCGAGGACGTGAAGCAGAAGGCCGCAGGGAAAGCTGCCGATGCAGCAACGCAGCTCGATGCCGCCAGGGCCGCCGCACAGCCCAAGCGCGACGCCGTCGCCGCCACGAAGGAAGCAGCCAAGCTCGCGGCGACCAAAAAGGCCGACGCCGTGAAGGCAGCGACCGACGCCAAGCTCGCACTCGAGCCGGTCTCGGTCTATATCAGCCGCGCGACGCAGAAGCTCTATGTGCGGCGGAACACGCACAAGCCGGCGCCGGATGGTGGCGGAGAGGTGTTCGACACCAGTATCGAGGTGCCTGTCACCATCCGCAATCCCGACCAGCCGCTCGGCACGCATATCTTCACGGCGATGGCGAAGACCGATACCGGCCTGCGCTGGAGCGTCGTCACGATCGACAACGGCGACGATGCCAAGAACGCGCTCGACCGCATCGCCATCCCGCAGGAGGTGTGGGACCGCATCGGGCCGACCGCGCTGCCGCGCTCCTCGATCGTCATCTCGGACGAGCCGCTGAGTGCCGAAACCAACTACCGCACCGAGTTCGTCGCTGTGCTGAGCAACCAGCCGCAGGGCGGCTTCATCACCCGCAAGCCGACCGCGCCTCCGATGGACGTTGCCAGCGATGACGGCTGGGACAATGGCGGCAATGGCTTCGGCTTCTTCTTCCAGCAGCGCGATCCGTACCAGCAGCAGGCCAATCCGCGCCGGCGCGGCCAGTATCAGTACTATCAGCCGGCGCAGCCGATGCAGCGAAGCTTCTGGTAA
- a CDS encoding class I SAM-dependent methyltransferase, which translates to MSNTDKVFAGSIPKIYDEYLVPMIFSAYADDIARHVAARSPSVLLEIAAGTGAVTRAVAAALPRGVRYVATDLNEPMLAVAAQRQAEDDRIVWRQADAMALPFGDAEFDLVCCQFGAMFFPDRVKAYGEVKRVLKGDGAFVFNVWDRIEDNVLTHEATVTLGRMFPDDPPRFMIRTPHGYHDKAVIKSDLERAGFRDISIETRSEISRAPSAEYVAIALCQGTPLRSEIEARDASKLQAATDFVAEALRTRHGSGAVEGKIQAIVIEARP; encoded by the coding sequence ATGTCCAACACTGACAAGGTTTTTGCCGGCTCGATTCCGAAGATCTACGACGAGTATCTCGTCCCGATGATCTTCTCCGCTTATGCCGACGACATCGCAAGACATGTCGCGGCGCGTTCGCCTTCCGTGCTGCTCGAGATCGCAGCCGGCACCGGCGCGGTGACGCGCGCAGTGGCGGCGGCGCTGCCGCGCGGCGTCCGCTATGTCGCGACCGACCTCAACGAGCCGATGCTTGCGGTCGCGGCGCAGCGTCAGGCGGAGGATGATCGCATCGTTTGGCGGCAGGCGGACGCAATGGCGCTGCCGTTCGGCGACGCCGAGTTCGACCTGGTCTGCTGCCAGTTCGGCGCGATGTTCTTTCCGGACCGCGTCAAGGCATACGGCGAAGTGAAGCGCGTCCTGAAGGGCGACGGCGCGTTCGTGTTCAACGTCTGGGATCGCATCGAGGACAATGTGCTCACGCATGAGGCGACGGTCACGCTCGGCAGGATGTTTCCCGATGATCCGCCCCGTTTCATGATCCGGACGCCGCACGGCTATCACGACAAGGCCGTCATCAAATCCGACCTCGAACGCGCGGGCTTCCGCGACATCTCGATCGAAACACGATCCGAGATCAGCCGCGCGCCGTCGGCCGAGTATGTCGCGATCGCGCTCTGCCAGGGCACGCCGCTGCGCAGCGAGATCGAAGCCAGGGATGCCAGCAAGCTTCAGGCTGCAACCGACTTCGTCGCCGAAGCGCTGCGAACGCGCCACGGATCCGGTGCGGTCGAGGGCAAGATCCAGGCGATCGTGATCGAAGCGCGACCGTAG
- a CDS encoding caspase family protein yields the protein MKFICLFVFSALALAFQPTAAFADQRMALVMGNSAYQRAPKLANATNDASLLVETFKKAGFTVVDARNDLSAQDMRRTLRDFGAKARSADIAVIYYAGHGIEIDGNNYLVPVDAQLENDTDVYDETIGLDRILVAIEPAKKLRLVILDACRDNPFAKNMKRTMASRAVARGLAKVEPTSPNTLVAFAAKAGLTALDGDGRNSPFATALAHHLATPGLDLRKAFGYVRDEVLQATTNRQEPFIYGSLGGDDVVLAPAAAPPPPPPAPVAATDTSASRDYEFSERVGTVEAWDLYIASHPSGFYTDLAKVQRNKLAAAAAPAPATVAIETKKVQTSPVLPPQPEAPKPVAAPKLAAAPPIVTPLTLVSPPMTETKSVAAVVAASCTTRIARRGNGAVGGPFIPVSIRPNVEGASVRTIAVSPNGREIATAGDDGLIRLWDASSFRQTRVLRGHAGAVYALDYWTDGTLLASAGWDGKVKMWDLRSDGESLTFDAGAKQFAVAFAPEPSLKYLASAGEDGVVRIWNLGTRELARSRLDHQSSDPARAAVRSLSYAPSGSGEFVSAGYDGRIRFYRTSGAIEAKDAYGRKALRVAYSPDGTRVVTAGSDAELGSKVFDVKLFDVKSGATRLLTGHRDYVVSANWSADGKRIVTGGGGRDKSVNLWDAESGRLLASFAGHQEDIEAVAFFPGGTRLISASEDKTIKVWDIAERRLLLTAIGFGDDGFVSYTPEGCYAGSNGVESRLSISSGSRFEPMSLEARKAMQEPAGFSLLLAR from the coding sequence ATGAAATTCATTTGTCTCTTTGTTTTCAGCGCACTGGCGCTCGCCTTCCAGCCGACCGCCGCCTTTGCCGACCAGCGCATGGCGCTTGTCATGGGCAATTCGGCCTATCAGCGCGCTCCCAAGCTCGCCAATGCCACCAACGACGCCAGCCTGCTGGTCGAGACCTTCAAGAAGGCCGGCTTCACGGTCGTCGATGCCCGCAACGATCTGTCCGCCCAGGACATGCGGCGGACCTTGCGCGATTTCGGTGCCAAGGCGCGCAGCGCCGATATCGCCGTGATCTACTATGCCGGCCACGGCATCGAGATCGACGGCAACAACTATCTCGTGCCGGTCGATGCCCAGCTCGAGAACGACACCGACGTCTATGACGAGACCATCGGGCTCGATCGCATTCTCGTCGCCATCGAGCCCGCGAAAAAGCTTCGCCTCGTCATCCTCGATGCCTGCCGCGACAATCCGTTCGCCAAGAACATGAAGCGCACGATGGCGTCGCGCGCGGTCGCGCGGGGATTGGCGAAGGTGGAGCCGACGAGCCCGAACACGCTGGTGGCGTTCGCCGCCAAGGCCGGCCTCACCGCGCTCGACGGCGACGGCAGGAACAGCCCCTTCGCCACCGCGCTGGCGCATCACCTCGCGACGCCGGGCCTCGACCTGCGCAAGGCGTTCGGCTATGTCCGCGACGAGGTGCTGCAGGCCACGACCAACAGGCAGGAGCCCTTCATCTACGGCTCGCTCGGCGGCGACGATGTCGTGCTGGCGCCGGCGGCAGCGCCTCCTCCGCCACCACCGGCGCCGGTCGCCGCCACCGACACGAGCGCATCGCGCGACTACGAGTTTTCAGAGCGCGTCGGGACGGTGGAGGCCTGGGATCTCTACATCGCATCGCATCCGAGCGGGTTCTACACCGATCTTGCCAAGGTTCAGCGCAACAAGCTCGCGGCAGCCGCCGCGCCAGCGCCGGCGACCGTCGCGATTGAAACGAAGAAGGTGCAGACCTCACCCGTGCTGCCGCCGCAACCGGAGGCGCCAAAGCCCGTCGCCGCACCAAAACTCGCGGCTGCTCCGCCGATCGTCACACCGCTCACGCTCGTGAGTCCGCCCATGACCGAGACGAAGAGTGTCGCGGCCGTCGTGGCCGCGAGCTGCACCACGCGGATCGCGCGGCGCGGCAACGGTGCCGTCGGCGGCCCCTTCATTCCGGTCTCGATCAGGCCGAACGTCGAGGGTGCGAGCGTCCGCACCATCGCCGTCTCTCCCAACGGCCGCGAGATCGCCACCGCCGGCGACGACGGCTTGATCCGGCTTTGGGATGCATCCTCGTTCCGGCAGACACGCGTGCTGAGGGGACATGCCGGCGCCGTCTACGCGCTCGACTATTGGACCGACGGCACGCTGCTCGCCTCCGCCGGATGGGACGGCAAGGTGAAGATGTGGGACCTCAGGAGCGACGGCGAGAGCCTGACGTTCGATGCCGGCGCCAAACAATTCGCGGTCGCCTTCGCGCCGGAGCCGTCGCTCAAATACCTCGCCTCGGCCGGCGAGGACGGTGTCGTGCGCATCTGGAATCTCGGCACCCGCGAGCTCGCCAGGAGCAGGCTCGACCACCAGAGCTCAGATCCCGCGCGCGCGGCGGTGCGCTCGCTGAGCTACGCGCCATCCGGCTCGGGCGAATTCGTCTCGGCCGGTTACGACGGCAGGATCAGGTTCTATCGCACCAGCGGCGCGATCGAGGCCAAGGACGCCTACGGCCGCAAGGCGCTGCGGGTGGCCTATTCGCCCGACGGCACGCGCGTGGTCACCGCCGGCTCCGATGCGGAGCTCGGTTCGAAGGTGTTCGACGTGAAACTGTTCGACGTCAAGAGCGGCGCGACGCGGCTCCTCACCGGCCATCGCGACTATGTCGTCTCGGCCAATTGGTCCGCGGACGGCAAGCGCATCGTCACCGGCGGCGGCGGACGCGACAAGTCGGTGAACCTGTGGGACGCCGAGAGCGGCCGGCTGCTCGCAAGCTTTGCCGGCCATCAGGAAGATATCGAGGCGGTCGCGTTCTTTCCGGGCGGCACGCGGTTGATCTCCGCGAGCGAGGACAAGACTATCAAGGTCTGGGACATCGCCGAACGCCGCCTGCTCCTCACCGCCATCGGCTTCGGCGACGACGGTTTTGTCAGCTACACGCCCGAAGGCTGCTACGCCGGATCGAACGGCGTCGAAAGCCGGCTCAGCATCTCCAGCGGTAGCCGTTTTGAGCCGATGTCGCTGGAGGCCCGCAAGGCGATGCAGGAACCGGCGGGGTTCAGCTTGCTGCTGGCGCGGTAG
- a CDS encoding VOC family protein: MSRIFGAVRQNGYVVRDIQAAMKHWIEVMGVGPWYYMDRVKTDWFRHRGQDSAVEMSIALANSGDLQIELIQQRNDAPSLYKEYLDAGHEGLQHMSYWSHDYQALYDRALGLGYRIGHEGQIGGDRGRFAYFDTQAHPGTIIEISDISGTKGPFFEKVRQAALSWDGSRPIREVVTKS; the protein is encoded by the coding sequence ATGAGCCGCATCTTCGGCGCGGTGCGCCAGAACGGATATGTGGTGCGGGATATCCAGGCCGCGATGAAACATTGGATCGAAGTGATGGGTGTCGGTCCCTGGTACTACATGGACCGCGTCAAGACCGACTGGTTTCGCCATCGCGGCCAGGACTCCGCCGTCGAGATGAGCATCGCGCTGGCCAATTCCGGCGATCTCCAGATCGAGCTGATCCAGCAGCGCAACGACGCGCCCTCGCTGTACAAGGAGTATCTGGACGCCGGCCACGAAGGTCTCCAGCACATGTCCTATTGGAGCCACGACTACCAGGCGCTCTACGACAGGGCGCTCGGGCTCGGCTACCGGATCGGCCATGAGGGCCAGATCGGCGGTGACAGGGGCCGCTTTGCCTATTTCGACACCCAGGCGCATCCGGGCACCATCATCGAGATCTCCGACATCAGCGGCACCAAGGGGCCGTTCTTCGAAAAAGTGCGGCAGGCAGCCTTGAGCTGGGACGGCTCGCGGCCGATCCGCGAGGTCGTCACGAAATCGTAA
- a CDS encoding Bug family tripartite tricarboxylate transporter substrate binding protein, whose product MMLRTVTLSLLALLSAALPSHAEDPAAYPTRKIRMLLPYAAGGGGDVVGRLLADKMGKTLGQSIYIENHTGAAGTLGTQMVATSANDGYTITVGGMTTHVLAPAIYPKLAYDPIKDFTTIGRVGTSSILLVATKDFAANDIKGLIALASKGEPIQYGSWGIGSTGQFCAEILMQQTGIKMDHVPFNGIAKLAGDLLGGHISLATLDMATATPLVKDGSIKALAACGERSPSLPDVATYKEQGVAFDRSLSWAMYAPAGLAPPIAQKLSAALKDALGDAEVKQKLLGLGITPQFVPGDEQRDINARDIAAWKQVAKDAGIEVK is encoded by the coding sequence ATGATGCTGCGCACCGTCACGCTGTCACTTCTCGCGTTGCTATCGGCGGCGCTGCCGTCGCACGCCGAGGATCCCGCCGCCTACCCCACGCGCAAGATCCGCATGCTGCTGCCTTACGCGGCGGGCGGCGGCGGCGACGTGGTCGGGCGGCTGCTTGCGGACAAGATGGGCAAGACGCTCGGGCAAAGCATCTATATCGAGAACCACACGGGAGCAGCCGGCACACTCGGCACGCAGATGGTCGCGACATCTGCGAATGACGGCTACACCATCACCGTCGGTGGCATGACAACTCATGTGCTGGCGCCCGCCATCTATCCCAAGCTCGCCTACGACCCGATCAAGGATTTCACGACCATCGGCCGCGTCGGGACGTCCTCGATCCTGCTGGTGGCGACCAAGGATTTTGCCGCCAATGACATCAAGGGGCTGATCGCGCTCGCCAGCAAGGGCGAGCCGATCCAGTACGGAAGCTGGGGCATCGGCTCGACCGGGCAATTCTGCGCGGAAATCCTGATGCAGCAGACCGGCATCAAGATGGACCACGTGCCGTTCAACGGCATTGCGAAACTGGCCGGCGACCTGCTCGGCGGCCACATTTCGTTGGCGACGCTCGACATGGCGACCGCGACGCCACTGGTGAAGGACGGCTCGATCAAGGCGCTGGCGGCCTGCGGCGAGCGCTCGCCGAGCCTGCCGGATGTGGCGACCTACAAGGAGCAGGGCGTGGCGTTCGACCGCAGCCTGTCCTGGGCGATGTATGCGCCTGCCGGCCTCGCGCCGCCGATCGCGCAAAAGCTGTCAGCGGCGCTGAAGGACGCGCTGGGCGATGCCGAGGTGAAGCAGAAGCTATTGGGCCTCGGCATCACCCCGCAATTCGTCCCCGGCGACGAGCAGCGCGACATCAACGCCCGCGACATCGCGGCCTGGAAGCAGGTTGCCAAGGACGCAGGCATTGAGGTGAAGTGA
- a CDS encoding MBL fold metallo-hydrolase — translation MRQVKIGSMRIDLVSEIPALAFDKSWLFANVTDAVIAENRSWLDHRYIEPETGRFILSHHSYLVRTPRWTAIVDTCCGNHKKRPRVPMWNDLNQPYLDNMQALGVAPQEVDFVMCTHLHVDHVGWNTRLLDGRWVPTFSNARYLMGREEYRHFEAAHNAAPKSPVNHGSFEDSVLPVVAAGLAELVETDHRLFDDREAALRFAPAPGHTAGNMQIHLDGGQDHAVMSGDVIHHPIQCAAPWLSNAADVDPAAAVATRMALLEQLADTPSYLLTGHFPAPTAGRVIRHGGAYRFRFED, via the coding sequence ATGCGGCAGGTGAAGATCGGCAGCATGCGGATCGATCTCGTTAGCGAGATCCCGGCGCTCGCGTTCGACAAGAGCTGGCTGTTCGCCAATGTCACCGACGCGGTGATCGCGGAGAACCGCAGCTGGCTCGATCACCGCTATATCGAGCCGGAGACCGGCCGCTTCATCCTCAGCCACCACTCCTATCTGGTGCGCACGCCGCGCTGGACCGCCATCGTCGACACCTGCTGCGGCAATCACAAGAAGCGGCCGCGCGTGCCCATGTGGAACGATCTCAACCAGCCCTACCTCGACAACATGCAAGCGCTGGGCGTTGCGCCCCAAGAGGTCGACTTCGTGATGTGCACGCATCTGCATGTCGATCATGTCGGCTGGAATACGCGCCTGCTCGACGGCCGCTGGGTACCCACCTTCTCCAACGCGCGCTATCTGATGGGGCGTGAGGAGTACCGCCACTTCGAGGCCGCGCACAATGCCGCGCCGAAGAGCCCGGTGAACCACGGCTCGTTCGAGGATTCCGTGCTGCCGGTGGTCGCGGCCGGCCTCGCTGAACTGGTCGAGACCGACCATCGCCTGTTTGACGACCGTGAGGCCGCCTTGCGCTTTGCGCCGGCGCCCGGCCACACGGCCGGCAACATGCAGATCCATCTCGATGGCGGCCAGGATCATGCGGTGATGTCGGGCGACGTGATCCATCATCCGATCCAGTGCGCCGCGCCGTGGCTCTCGAACGCCGCCGACGTCGATCCGGCCGCTGCGGTCGCCACGCGCATGGCGCTGCTTGAACAGCTTGCGGACACGCCAAGCTATCTGCTCACCGGCCATTTTCCGGCGCCCACTGCTGGTCGCGTGATCCGGCACGGCGGCGCCTACAGATTTCGTTTCGAGGATTAG